From Corticium candelabrum chromosome 13, ooCorCand1.1, whole genome shotgun sequence, a single genomic window includes:
- the LOC134188977 gene encoding uncharacterized protein LOC134188977 has product MAKAVDDAGKYFKRDAFVMDIGGTKVDVSTVWEKKGCIKDLVTALNQSSFKNKSYVRVRVETCPPTVYCVVINLPKKDGKPLDLGGWKLCKVGVTMVDAHPYKKKEKGTRNKTRMDDIIDAAKDSGHEGVKPIFSFPIGFFDSRSPFAVEKDVRLRMGYPVHRNLARDFNLPIPTEWVLVAQLYLTNLMAIIKAIKEDRTGNILSTDLFYQEDGCYEEFLMAKSWPKLPDWLEISGKGEVMRAEKPEEKRLEARSKTMSTKERWGK; this is encoded by the coding sequence ATGGCGAAGGCCGTTGATGACGCAGGAAAATACTTTAAACGCGACGCGTTTGTGATGGATATCGGAGGTACTAAGGTAGACGTGAGTACAGTATGGGAAAAGAAAGGTTGTATCAAAGATCTAGTTACAGCTCTAAACCAATCGTCTTTCAAGAACAAAAGTTATGTACGGGTTCGTGTAGAAACGTGTCCTCCTACAGTGTACTGTGTGGTGATTAATTTGCCAAAGAAAGACGGAAAGCCACTGGATCTTGGAGGTTGGAAGTTATGCAAAGTTGGCGTGACTATGGTTGACGCTCATCCCTACAAAAAAAAAGAGAAAGGCACTAGGAACAAAACAAGGATGGATGATATCATTGATGCAGCCAAAGACAGCGGCCATGAAGGCGTAAAACCGATCTTTTCGTTTCCAATCGGTTTTTTTGATTCCAGAAGTCCTTTTGCCGTCGAAAAGGACGTACGACTAAGAATGGGTTACCCAGTGCATCGCAATTTAGCAAGAGATTTCAACCTTCCCATACCAACGGAGTGGGTGTTGGTAGCGCAACTGTACCTAACGAATTTGATGGCCATAATAAAGGCCATAAAGGAAGATAGGACCGGTAATATCCTCTCTACTGATCTGTTCTATCAGGAAGATGGGTGTTATGAGGAGTTTCTGATGGCCAAGTCTTGGCCAAAACTGCCTGACTGGCTGGAGATCAGTGGAAAAGGCGAAGTGATGCGTGCCGAGAAGCCTGAAGAGAAAAGACTTGAAGCAAGATCTAAAACAATGTCAACAAAAGAAAGATGGGGGAAGTGA